The Nitriliruptor alkaliphilus DSM 45188 genome includes a region encoding these proteins:
- a CDS encoding DeoR/GlpR family DNA-binding transcription regulator yields MTATEPPAGPLPARVRRDRMLAQLREHEFVRVTDLAERFEVSEVTVRADLDTLESRGHLRRVRGGAVPRSTAPAERPFEEAEIAAADQKRAIARAAAASVSDGDTIILDVGTTTTAIAQELAAREDLSDITVFTSSLTIALALEPATPRLTVVVTGGTLRPKQHSLVEPLAGLVFASIRAGTAFVGCNGLDVDAGVTNVNLPETEVKKLILRAAQRRVVVADGSKLGQVALAHVCDLDEVDLLITSADADPELVSSLRSTGLDVHLAD; encoded by the coding sequence GTGACCGCCACCGAGCCACCGGCCGGCCCCCTCCCGGCACGGGTTCGGCGCGATCGGATGCTGGCGCAACTGCGCGAGCACGAGTTCGTCCGCGTCACCGACCTCGCCGAGCGGTTCGAGGTCTCGGAGGTGACGGTCCGTGCCGACCTCGACACGTTGGAGTCCCGCGGGCACCTGCGGCGCGTGCGCGGCGGCGCGGTGCCTCGCAGCACGGCCCCCGCCGAGCGGCCCTTCGAGGAAGCGGAGATCGCTGCGGCCGACCAGAAGCGAGCCATCGCTCGCGCCGCGGCGGCGAGCGTGTCGGACGGCGACACCATCATCCTCGACGTCGGCACGACCACGACCGCCATCGCCCAGGAGCTCGCCGCCCGCGAGGACCTGAGCGACATCACCGTCTTCACCTCCTCGTTGACGATCGCGCTGGCGCTCGAACCGGCCACGCCGCGACTGACGGTGGTGGTCACCGGCGGGACCCTACGCCCGAAGCAGCACTCTTTGGTCGAGCCGCTGGCCGGTCTGGTGTTCGCCTCGATCCGCGCCGGCACCGCCTTCGTCGGCTGCAACGGGCTCGACGTCGACGCGGGCGTGACCAACGTCAACCTGCCCGAGACCGAGGTCAAGAAGCTCATCCTGCGGGCAGCCCAGCGACGTGTCGTCGTCGCCGACGGCAGCAAGCTCGGTCAGGTCGCCCTCGCCCACGTCTGCGATCTCGACGAGGTCGACCTGCTCATCACGTCCGCGGATGCCGATCCCGAGCTGGTGTCCTCGCTGCGTAGCACCGGCCTCGACGTGCACCTCGCCGACTGA